Below is a window of Trueperaceae bacterium DNA.
CACCCCGGCGTCCGCGAACTCGCGGACCCGCGCCGCGATCGTCTCGGGCGAGCCCACCAGGTTCGCGCCGCCGATGTCGCGCGGGTCGTGCGTCCGCTTCAGCCAGTCGGCCTCCTGCTGGCGCTTGCGCACCGTGGCCTCGGCCACCTCCCGCGCCTCGGCGTCCGTGGGCGCTATGGAGGTGGGTGACAGGCAGGCGACCTCGAGCCGCAGGTCCCGCGAGTACTTCTCCTGGGCCAGCCTCAGGATCGTGGGGACCTTCTGCCTGTAGAAGTCGGGCGAGCCGCCCACGAGCCAGCCGTCGGCGAACCTGGCGGTGCGGCGCAGGGCCGCGTCGCTCTGGCCGCCGTACCAGATCTTGAGGTCGGGCGCCTTGGGGAAGAGCTCCACGTCCTCGAGGTGCCAGAACGTGCCCTCGTGGGACTGCGGGCCGTCCTCCCTCAGCAGCTTCCTGATGATTTTCAGGGACTCCTCCGTGCGCTTGCCCCGCTCCTCCCACGGCACGCCCGAGACCTCGAAGTCCTTCTTCACGTTGCCGGCGCACACCGAGAGCACGTAGCGGCCCTCGGACAGGTGGTAGAGGGTCGTGGCCAGGCGGGCGACCAGCGTGGGGTCGCGCCAGCCCAGCACTATCGAGGCGGGGATCAGGCGCAGGCTCGGCACCTTGCACGCCAGGTAGGCGAGGACCGAGTGCGCCTCGTAGAAGTCCGTCGCCCGCTCGAGCGCGTCGACGGCCTCCACCGAGCCGGCGTAGAAGTGGTAGCGGTCGAAGTCGCCCCACTGGACGTGGTCGTGCACGAGGACCGCGTCGTAGCCCAGGCGCTCGGCGCTGGTGGCCATCACGTCGATGGCCTCCTTGGACGCGAAAGGGCCCGAGTGGGGGAGGCGTACACCGAAGCGCAAGTCGTTCCCTCCTGAGGGAGCAAGCGGCGGGGGACGGACGTACCGTCCCCCGCCCGGCGGCCTACTCGGCCGCTTCGAGGGTCTCGGCCCAGAACTCGATGGTCGTGTCGGGCGTCAGGTTCGCCACGGGGTCGCGCCAGGCGGCCACGTAGGCCCTGTAGAGGATCGGGATGATGGGCAGCTCGTCCATGAGCTTGGCCTGGAGCTCGTGGTAGAGCTCCTCGCGCCGCGACTCGTTCAGCTCCCCGCGCGCCTGCTCTATGAGGTCGTCGGCGCCGTCGTAGTGGAAGAAGTTCGAGCCGTTTGGCGGGATCGAGTCGGAGTGGAAGACGTCGGTGAAGAACAGGTCGGGGTCACCGAAGCGCGAGGTGGCCGAGAAGGTCACGTCGAAGTCGCCGCTCTCGCGGCGGTCGAAGGCCGTGGTGGCGTCGAGGCCCTCGAGCGTGACGTTCACGCCGATCGCCTGCCAGGACTCGGCCAGGATCTGCGCGATCGTCGTCTCGGGCTCGCGCATCTGGAACATCAGGGTCATGGCGAAGCCGTTCGGGTAGCCGGCCTCGGTGAGCAGCTCGCGCGCGCGCTCCGGGTCGAAGGGGTAGGTGGGCACGTCGTCGGTGCCGCCGGCGACCTGGGAGGGCCGCATGACGTCGGCCGGCTGGTCGAGCCCCGGGAGGAACGACGTGATCAGGCTCTTGTCGATCGCGTGCGCTAGGGCCTGCCTGACCCTCACGTCCTGCACCGGCTCGTAGTTGGGGCCGAACTGGACCTGCATGAGGTTGTAGTACTCGACGACCGTGACGGCCTCGATCGTGTCGCTGTTCAGGAGCTGCTGGGCGACCTCTGGGTTACCCCTGGTGTAGGCCGCGTCCAGCTCGCCGCTCTCGAGCGCCGCCGCCACGACCGTCTCCTCGCCCACGTGCACGAAGGTGACCGTGGCGAAGTCGGGCGGGCCCATGTAGTAGTCGTCGTTCGCGGCCAGGACCACCTCGTCGTTCTGGTTGAGCTCCACGAACGAGTACGGCCCCGTGCCGATGGGGTGCTGCGCGAAGCCCTCGCCCAGCTCCTCCACCGCCGCCCGGGACACGACCAGGCCGGGCCTGTAGGCGATGACGTTGCGCAGGAACGAGGGCTGCGGCTCGGTGAGCGTGATGCGCACGGTGTAGTCGTCCACGGCCTCCACGGACGCCACGCCCGTGAGCAGCGAGTACCAGGACGACTCGGGGTCGTCGAGCTGGCGCTGGAACGTGAAGACGACGTCGTCGGCCGTCATCTCGCCGTACCCGCCGTGGAACTGGACCCCGTGCCTCAGGTGGAAGGTGTAGACGGTGCCGTCCTCCGAGACCTCCCAGCTCTCGGCCAGGTCGGGGGCGAGCTCGCCGCCGCCGGTGCCGGGCACCATCCTCACCAGCGAGTTGAAGATGCTGCGGTTGACGAAGGAGTCCGAGGTGTAGCGCCAGTAGCCGGGGTCGAAGACCCCGCCGGGCCTGGCGAACTGCAGTCGGATGCGGATGTCAGGCCGCGACTCCTGCGCCGTGGCGCCGGCGAACAGCGACAACGTCGCCAGCGCCGCTAGCGCCGCGAACACGACCTTCCAGCTAGCAAGGGTCCGTCGGTGGTTCATCGCCCACAACCCCTCCCGTCGCCCTTCCGGGCCCAGCGGCCGTATACCGTCGTACACGAATTGGCTGGCTGCGAGACTAGCAGTCTCCCCCCGAAGCGTCAAGGAGGACTAGGGCGCGAGTGACGGGGCGCGAGAGCCCCGGCGCGAGTGACGGGGCGCGAGGGCGCGGGACGGGCGGCGAGGCGGCGCGAGTGCGCGGGTGCGGGGACGAGGCGGTGGGAGGGCGCGCCGGTCGCCGGAGCGCGAGCCGGCCGCCGGTGCGCCCGTCCCGACAGGGAGGCGCCGTGGGCCGCGACGGAAATTGACACCCGGGGCACTCGTTGCTAGACTCCTCGCACTAATCCGTATCCGGCTGTATACAGCGGCCCATGCGTTCGCAGGACGTTCGCGCGCCCGCTTCGCCGACCAAGCCAGCGGCCTCCGAGGGAGGACGTGCTCGATGAGCAGACCAGGGCAGCCAGCCTACGCGCGTCGCCGTAGGCGAGTATCTGACCACTACCTTCATGGGCGGTGCGGCCATGGCGCGTACGCCGGCGCGGCGCGGCCTGGTGCCTGCTAGGCGCGTCGCCTTCATGACCGGTGCCGCATGACCTCCTACGTCGTCAGCCGCCTGCTCTCCGCCGTCCCCTTCCTGCTCTTCGTGCTGGTCCTGGCCTTCGTCCTCATCAGGGCGACGCCGGGCGACCCCGTGAGCGCGTACATGGCGCGCCTCGGGGGCGAGAGCGCCGTCTCCCAGGAGTTCATAGACAACCTGCGTCACGAGCTGGGCCTCGACCAGCCCGGGGTCGTCCAGTTCGTCAGGTACGTGCAGCGCGTGCTCCAGGGCGACCTGGGCATCTCCTTCAGCAAGAATCGCCCCGCCCTCACGATAGTGAAGCAGCAGCTCCCGTTCACGGTCCAGCTCGCCCTCGCCGCCATCGTGGTCGCCGTCGTCATCGGCATCCCCGTGGGCGTCATGGCGGCGCGGCGCCGCGACAGCGCGGCCGACTTCCTCAGCTCGAGCCTGTCCGTCTTCGCCTACTCGATGCCGAACTTCTGGTTCGGGCTGATCCTCATCAGCGTCTTCTCGGTGCGTCTGGGCTGGTTCCCCGTGCTCGGCGTGGGCCAGCCCAACCTCGTGAGCCGTCTCGAGCACCTCGTGCTGCCGGCGCTCACCCTGGGCCTGTCCCAGGCCGCCTACATCGTCCGCATGTCCCGCAGCGCCATGGTGGACGTGCTGGGCGAGGACTACATACGCACGGCGCGGAGCAAGGGCGTGGGCGAGACGAGGGTGGCGTACAAGCACGCCATCCGCAACGCCCTCATCCCCGTCGTGACGGTCATCGGTCTCACGCTCGGCAGGGCCCTGGGCGGCTCGGCCGTCGTCGAGATCCTCTTCGGCCGCATCGGCATGGGCAGCCTCCTGGTCGAGTCGATAACCCAGCGCGACTACGTCATGACCCAGGCGGGCGTGCTGGTGTTCGCCGCCGGCGTGTTCGTCGTCAACCTGCTCGTGGACGTCACCTATGGCCTACTCAACCCGCGGATCCGCTACACGTGAGCCTGCGGCGCCGCCGCTCGGGACGCGCCAGACGCTGGCGGAGCCCGTGAAGCCGCGCGCGCCCTCGCGGCTGAGGAGGCTCTCGAAGCACCGCAACCTCGTGGCGGGGACGGCGATCATGGTGTTCTTCGTCCTCGTGAGCATCTTCGGCCCGTTCCTCACGCCCTACGGGCCGAACACGATCTCGCCGGGAGACCGGCTGCAGCCGCCCAACGCCGAGCACTTCATGGGCACGGACCACCTGGGCAGGGACATCTTCACGCGCGCGATCTTCGGCGCTCGCTACTCGATCGCCATCGCGGTGAGCGCCATCCTGGTGGGTGGCACCATCGGCTGGCTGGCCGGCGTCATCGCCGGGTACTTCGGCGGCAAGGCCGACCGCGCCGTCGTCTTCCTCGTGGACACGTTCCTGGCCTTCCCCATGGAGCTCTTCGCGCTCGTCATGATCGCCACGCTGGGCCAGGGCCTCCAGAACCTCGTGTTCGCGATCGCCTTGGCGGTCTGGCCGCGCGTGGCGCGCGTCGTGAGGGGCGAGGTCCTCAAGGTCGTCCAGCTCGAGTACGTGGAGGCGGCCAAGGCCATGGGGGCGCGCAGCAACCGCGTGATCCTCAAGCACATCCTGGCGAACACGCTGGCGCCCACCACTGTGGCCTTGAGCTTCTACGTGGGCACGGCGCTGCTGGTGGAAGCCAGCCTAGGCTTCCTGGGCCTGGGGGTGCCGCCGCCCACGCCCACCTGGGGGCGCATCGTGAGCGACGGGCGCAACTACATGCAGGCCGCGCCCTGGGTGATCACCACCGGCGGGCTCGCCATAGGCCTCATGGTGCTGGGGCTGAACCTGTTCGGGGACGGGCTGAGGGACGCCGTCGACCCCCGCACGAACAGGGTGGTGACGAACCCCGAGCGCGGCTGAGCGCTCGCGACGTCCCTCGCGCCGGACGAGTCGCGTGGAGCGCCCGCGACGTCCCTCGCGCCGGGCGGGACGCGTGGAGCGGCCGGGCGTCACTCGCGCCGGGCGAGACCCGCCGAGCCGCAGCGGGCTGGTCGCCCCGGCCGGGCCGCGGCGAGGTTGACGCTCGCGTCCGACCGTTGTTAGACTCCATCCAGTTGTATACAGCCGTATACGTGGCCCGTGCAGGTGTGAAGGGAGCATGCCGTGCAAGTACTCCGCATCACCCCCGAACAGTTCGACTTGGGCGCCGTCCAGAAGGGCACCAAGCAGCGCTACGCCATCAAGGTCGGCGAGTTCGCGAGCGGCGCTCCCGTGGAGCTGGCCGTGACGGTGGTGCGCGGCCAGAAGGACGGCCCCACGGCCTTCGTGGGGGCCGGCGTGCACGGCGAGGAGCCCGCGGGCATGGACACCGTCAAGCGGCTCGCGCGCGAGCTTGACCCCGGCCAGGTGTCCGGCACCGTGATCGCCCTGCCGCTCATCAACGTGCCGGCCTTCGTGCACCGCCAGCGCCTCTACCCGCTCGACGCTCCCACCGTCGTGGACATCGGTGGCACGCAGCCCGACAAGGACGGCGTCCTCTCCACGCGCATCCTGTGGGCGGTCGTCGACTGCATCGCCAAGGACATCGACCACGCCCTCGACATCCACGCTACGCACCTCGACAGCATCAACTACCCGAGGGCGATGCTCACCTCGCCCGGTGACCTGCCGGAGGACCTGGAGCGGCGGCGCCTCGAGCTGGGCCGGGCCTGCGGCTTCGAGATCATCCACAGGTGGACGCGCAAGGGGCGGAGCGGCGGGCCCACGGGCATCTTCTGCCGTCGCGGCGTGCCGGCCATCGCCATCGAGGCCGGCGAGGGCTGGCGCAACCTCTACCCGTTCCCCGAGATGATGCTGCGGGCCACCTACAACTTCCTCAAGGCGACAGGCGTCCTGCCCGGCGAGCCGGAGCTCCCGGCCATGCAGGTCGAGATCACCAAGCGCTACGAGGTGACGGCCACCAAGGGCGGCATGTCGCACCTGAAGGTGAAGACGGGCGACTACGTGAGGAAGGGCCAGCTCCTGGCCGAGATCCGCGACTTCTACGACGACGTCGTGGAGGAGCTCACGGCCCCGGCGAACGGGATCATCGTGCGGACCTCGCTGCTGCCCATAGTCAACACGGGCGCCCGCGTCTGCAACGTGTACGAGACCGAGGAGTCGGGCTGGGAGACGCGGCAGGTGCCGGAGCTCGAGCGGCACATAGTGGTCTCCGGCTTCTGACGGTCCCTTGACCACCGCCGAGGCCCCGCGAGGACGTCCCCGCGGGGCCTCGGCCTTTACAGGCGGCCCCCCTTCTGCTACCGTGTCGCGCGTCGTATACCGTCGAATACCGCGTGATCGCGAAGGATGACCCCCGTGGCCCCAGAGGAGGGAACGGCATGGTTAGACCCGTACGCGCGCCACACGTCCTGCCCCGTTCGAGGCTGCTCCTGGCCCTCTGCGCCGTCGCCGTGGCGGCGGGGGTCCTCGGCGGAGTGGCCGACACGCAAGGGGCGGCGCAGCGGCCCGACCTGCGCATCAGGCTGCAGTTCGCCAGGCCCGGCGGGATCTACGACCCGGCGTACTGGCGCTACACCTCGGACGGCTGGGTCTACCCCGCCCTCTTCAACCAGCTCGTGCGCAAGGTGCCAGGCACGGGCGGCGACCTCGAGCCGGACCTGGCCGAGTCGTGGGAGGTCTCGGCGGACGGCACGACCTACACCTTCCACCTGCGCGGAGGCGTGCAGTTCCAGCGCGGCTACGGCGAGCTGACCGCCGACGACGTCGTCTTCTCCATCCAGCGGCAGATCGACGACCCCGAGGCCACCTTCCACTCGATCTACTCCAACGTGAGCCGGATCGAGGCCGTGGACGACCACACGGTGAGGATCGTCCTGGCCGAGGCGCAGCCCTCGTTCCTGCTGGCCGTGCTCACGAACCCCAACGGCGCCGGCTTCGTGGTCTCCCGCCGCGCCGTCGAGGAGCTGGGGCTGGACGAGTTCGCTCGGCATCCCGTGGGGACGGGCCCGTACGTGCTCGAGGAGGTCACGCCCACCGACGAGGTCGTGCTCACGAGCCACGACGACTACTTCGGCGGCATGCCCAGCGCGCGCAGCATCACCTTCGTGCACGTGGCCGAGGAGGCCGTGGCGGCGGCCGCGCTGGAGCGCGGCGAGCTGCAGGCCATCTACACGCGCGGGAACCCCGAGGTCGCGCAGGAGCTGCTGAGCTCGCCCGACGTCCAGGCCCAGACCGTCGTCGAGTACTACAACATCATGCACATCGCCTTCAGCCCGAACTTCGCGCCCGTGCAGGACGTGAGGGTCAGGCAGGCGCTGGCCTACGCCCTCGACAAGAGCGCGATCGCCCTGCTGCTGCCCGGCCTCGACCAGCCGGCCGACGTCATGCGCCCCTCGCAGCTCCCGGGCGGCACCGACGACGTGCCCACCTACGGCTACGACCCCGACCGCGCCCGCAGCCTCCTCCGGGAGGCGGGCGAGGGGGACCTCGCCTTCACGCTGATGTTCCAGACCCGCGAGCCCGAGGCCACGATCGCCCAGTGGCTGGCCGATAGCTGGGAGGCCGTCGGCGTGAGCGTCACGCTGGAGGGCACCGAGGCCACGACGGCCCACGACATGCGCACCTCGGGCGACTTCGAGGTCACGTTCTCCGCCACCTCCCGCGCCGGCGACCCGGACTACTTCTTCACCGACGTCCTCCACTCCAGCTCCACGGGAGGCGCCGGGTCGAACTTCTCCGGCTACTCCGCCGCCGACGACCTCATCGAGGAGGCCAGGTACGAGCTCGACCCGCAGCGCAGGCAGGAGCTCTACGAGCAGGTCCAGCGGCAGGTCATGGAGGACCTGCCCGTGATACCGCTCCTCTACCGCGCCTACGTGGCGGCGTGGAGGGAGCCCATCGAGAGCCTGGTGCCCGACAGCACGATCCAGTTCTGGCCCGACACCATCGAGGTCGTCTCGGGCGCGCCGTGACCGGAGAGGGGCCGCCGAGCGGGGGCGAGGGCGGCGCGCCGCGCGCCGCCGGGCCGAGAGGCACCGCCGGCGCACACGGGCCGCGGACGGCGGGCGACGGGCTCGAGTTCGAGCCCCTGACCGCCGTCGCGGACGCGGTCCGCGAGGGCCGGCTGAGCCCTGTCGACCTGGTCTCCCGGCAGCTCGCGAGGGCCAAGACCATAGGGGCCGCGCTGGGCGCGTTCATCACCGTCGCCGAGGACCAGGCCATGGAGGACGCCGCGCGGCTGGAGTCCGCCCTCTCCTCCGGCGCGGTCGCGGGCCCGCTCCACGGCGTGCCCGTGACCGTCAAGGACAACGTCGCAGTGGCCGGCCTGCGCCTGACGGCCGGGTCGGGTCTCTTCGCCGACAGGGTCGCCGACGAGGACGCGCCGTCGGTGGCCCGCCTGAGGCGCGCCGGCGCGGTGGTGCTGGGCAAGACGAACCTCTCCGAGCTCGCCTTCGGCTCCTCGCATCCCGCCTTCGGCGAGCCCCTCAACCCCTGGGACCCGGGGCTGTCCACCGGCGGCTCCTCGAGCGGCTCGGCCTCCGCGCTGGCCGCGGGCATCGGCTACGGGTCGGTGGGGACCGACACCGGCGGCTCCATAAGGATCCCGGCCTCGATGTGCGGGCTCGTGGGGCTGAAACCCACCTTCGGGCTCGTCGAGCTGGACGGCGTGGTCACGATCAGCCGCGAGCTCGACCACGTGGGCCCGCTGGCCCGGACCGTGGGGGACGCGGCCCTGCTGCTCGAGGTCATGGCGCGGGACGGCTGGGAGCGACGCCGGCGCCTGGCTAGCCTGGAGGGGGTGACGGACGGCCTGCGCCTGGGCGTGCTGCCGGACGAGGAGCTAGAGGGTGTCCACCCGGACGCCGCGGCGGCCGTCGCGAGGGCTCGCGACGCCCTGGTGGCGGCCGGGTGCGCGCCGGTGGTCGTGAGCCTGCCCGACCGCGCACTGGCCAAGACGACGATGTGGACGCTCGGCGCCGCCGACCTGCTAGTCGACCTCGAGGCTCACCTGTGGGGCCCGGGGATGGGCGAGGGCCTGAGGGCCGCCCTGCAGCGCGCGGCCGACACGAGCGCCGCCGCCTACGTGAAGGCCCGCAGGGCGCGCGACGAGCTCACGCGGGAGGTGGACGCCCTGTTCGCGTCCGTCGACCTCCTCCTCACGCCGGGCGTCCCGGTGCCCGCGCATCCCACGGCGCAGCGCGCGGCGCTGCGCGACGTGCGGCAGGCGTACACGCCCCTCTTCGACCTCACGGGCCACCCCGCGCTCGTGGTGCCGGCGGCCCTGAGCCGCGAGGGCCTGCCCCTGGGCGTGCAGCTCGTGGGTCGGCGGTGCGCCGACGACGTAGTGCTGGGGGCCGGCCTCGTC
It encodes the following:
- a CDS encoding LLM class flavin-dependent oxidoreductase — its product is MRFGVRLPHSGPFASKEAIDVMATSAERLGYDAVLVHDHVQWGDFDRYHFYAGSVEAVDALERATDFYEAHSVLAYLACKVPSLRLIPASIVLGWRDPTLVARLATTLYHLSEGRYVLSVCAGNVKKDFEVSGVPWEERGKRTEESLKIIRKLLREDGPQSHEGTFWHLEDVELFPKAPDLKIWYGGQSDAALRRTARFADGWLVGGSPDFYRQKVPTILRLAQEKYSRDLRLEVACLSPTSIAPTDAEAREVAEATVRKRQQEADWLKRTHDPRDIGGANLVGSPETIAARVREFADAGV
- a CDS encoding ABC transporter substrate-binding protein; this translates as MVRPVRAPHVLPRSRLLLALCAVAVAAGVLGGVADTQGAAQRPDLRIRLQFARPGGIYDPAYWRYTSDGWVYPALFNQLVRKVPGTGGDLEPDLAESWEVSADGTTYTFHLRGGVQFQRGYGELTADDVVFSIQRQIDDPEATFHSIYSNVSRIEAVDDHTVRIVLAEAQPSFLLAVLTNPNGAGFVVSRRAVEELGLDEFARHPVGTGPYVLEEVTPTDEVVLTSHDDYFGGMPSARSITFVHVAEEAVAAAALERGELQAIYTRGNPEVAQELLSSPDVQAQTVVEYYNIMHIAFSPNFAPVQDVRVRQALAYALDKSAIALLLPGLDQPADVMRPSQLPGGTDDVPTYGYDPDRARSLLREAGEGDLAFTLMFQTREPEATIAQWLADSWEAVGVSVTLEGTEATTAHDMRTSGDFEVTFSATSRAGDPDYFFTDVLHSSSTGGAGSNFSGYSAADDLIEEARYELDPQRRQELYEQVQRQVMEDLPVIPLLYRAYVAAWREPIESLVPDSTIQFWPDTIEVVSGAP
- a CDS encoding ABC transporter permease gives rise to the protein MTSYVVSRLLSAVPFLLFVLVLAFVLIRATPGDPVSAYMARLGGESAVSQEFIDNLRHELGLDQPGVVQFVRYVQRVLQGDLGISFSKNRPALTIVKQQLPFTVQLALAAIVVAVVIGIPVGVMAARRRDSAADFLSSSLSVFAYSMPNFWFGLILISVFSVRLGWFPVLGVGQPNLVSRLEHLVLPALTLGLSQAAYIVRMSRSAMVDVLGEDYIRTARSKGVGETRVAYKHAIRNALIPVVTVIGLTLGRALGGSAVVEILFGRIGMGSLLVESITQRDYVMTQAGVLVFAAGVFVVNLLVDVTYGLLNPRIRYT
- a CDS encoding ABC transporter permease; translated protein: MKPRAPSRLRRLSKHRNLVAGTAIMVFFVLVSIFGPFLTPYGPNTISPGDRLQPPNAEHFMGTDHLGRDIFTRAIFGARYSIAIAVSAILVGGTIGWLAGVIAGYFGGKADRAVVFLVDTFLAFPMELFALVMIATLGQGLQNLVFAIALAVWPRVARVVRGEVLKVVQLEYVEAAKAMGARSNRVILKHILANTLAPTTVALSFYVGTALLVEASLGFLGLGVPPPTPTWGRIVSDGRNYMQAAPWVITTGGLAIGLMVLGLNLFGDGLRDAVDPRTNRVVTNPERG
- a CDS encoding amidase, which codes for MTGEGPPSGGEGGAPRAAGPRGTAGAHGPRTAGDGLEFEPLTAVADAVREGRLSPVDLVSRQLARAKTIGAALGAFITVAEDQAMEDAARLESALSSGAVAGPLHGVPVTVKDNVAVAGLRLTAGSGLFADRVADEDAPSVARLRRAGAVVLGKTNLSELAFGSSHPAFGEPLNPWDPGLSTGGSSSGSASALAAGIGYGSVGTDTGGSIRIPASMCGLVGLKPTFGLVELDGVVTISRELDHVGPLARTVGDAALLLEVMARDGWERRRRLASLEGVTDGLRLGVLPDEELEGVHPDAAAAVARARDALVAAGCAPVVVSLPDRALAKTTMWTLGAADLLVDLEAHLWGPGMGEGLRAALQRAADTSAAAYVKARRARDELTREVDALFASVDLLLTPGVPVPAHPTAQRAALRDVRQAYTPLFDLTGHPALVVPAALSREGLPLGVQLVGRRCADDVVLGAGLVVEREVGSLWAREDVRSRVSANLAELPARRPAA
- a CDS encoding succinylglutamate desuccinylase/aspartoacylase family protein; this translates as MQVLRITPEQFDLGAVQKGTKQRYAIKVGEFASGAPVELAVTVVRGQKDGPTAFVGAGVHGEEPAGMDTVKRLARELDPGQVSGTVIALPLINVPAFVHRQRLYPLDAPTVVDIGGTQPDKDGVLSTRILWAVVDCIAKDIDHALDIHATHLDSINYPRAMLTSPGDLPEDLERRRLELGRACGFEIIHRWTRKGRSGGPTGIFCRRGVPAIAIEAGEGWRNLYPFPEMMLRATYNFLKATGVLPGEPELPAMQVEITKRYEVTATKGGMSHLKVKTGDYVRKGQLLAEIRDFYDDVVEELTAPANGIIVRTSLLPIVNTGARVCNVYETEESGWETRQVPELERHIVVSGF
- a CDS encoding ABC transporter substrate-binding protein, with the translated sequence MNHRRTLASWKVVFAALAALATLSLFAGATAQESRPDIRIRLQFARPGGVFDPGYWRYTSDSFVNRSIFNSLVRMVPGTGGGELAPDLAESWEVSEDGTVYTFHLRHGVQFHGGYGEMTADDVVFTFQRQLDDPESSWYSLLTGVASVEAVDDYTVRITLTEPQPSFLRNVIAYRPGLVVSRAAVEELGEGFAQHPIGTGPYSFVELNQNDEVVLAANDDYYMGPPDFATVTFVHVGEETVVAAALESGELDAAYTRGNPEVAQQLLNSDTIEAVTVVEYYNLMQVQFGPNYEPVQDVRVRQALAHAIDKSLITSFLPGLDQPADVMRPSQVAGGTDDVPTYPFDPERARELLTEAGYPNGFAMTLMFQMREPETTIAQILAESWQAIGVNVTLEGLDATTAFDRRESGDFDVTFSATSRFGDPDLFFTDVFHSDSIPPNGSNFFHYDGADDLIEQARGELNESRREELYHELQAKLMDELPIIPILYRAYVAAWRDPVANLTPDTTIEFWAETLEAAE